From the genome of Streptomyces sp. V2I9:
CCAGCGGGCCGACCGCTGCGATGGCGGCCGCGATCTCGCCGTCGGCGGGGGGCACGATCTGCGAGCCGTCGCCGAGGTAGACCTTGTAGCCGTTGTCGCGCGGCGGGTTGTGGCTGGCGGTGACCTCGACCCCGGCGACCGCACCCAGATGCCGTATGGCGTACGCCAGGACGGGGGTGGGGAGCGGGCGCGGCAGGACGGCGGCGCGCAGCCCCGCACCGGTCATCACGGCGGCGGTGTCGCGCGCGAAGTCGGCGGACTTGTAGCGGGCGTCGTAGCCCACCACGACGAGCCCGCCCTCCTGCCCCTGCGCCTTCAGGTAGGCGGCGAGACCGGCCGCCGCCCGGATCACCACGGACCGGTTCATCCGCATCGGCCCGGCCCCGAGCTCGCCGCGCAGCCCGGCGGTGCCGAACTGGAGCGTGCCCGCGAAACGGGCGGCCAGCTCCTGGGTGTCGCCGGCCTCGATCAGCGCGGCCAGCTCGTCGCGCGTCTCGGGGTCGGGGTCCTCGGCCAGCCAGGTTCTGGCCTGCGCGATGAGGTCGTGCTGCACGGGGGCCGCCTTTCAGGGGGGTGCGGAAGTCTTCGGTGTGCGGGGCGGTGGTACGTGATGCGGGTGGTGGACGCGGGTGGACGCTGCGCGGGCTGTTCCCCTGCGCGCCCTTCCCCGAAACCAGGGCTCCGCCCCGGGCCCCGCTCCTCGACCGGGGGACGGGCCGGGAGCGCCCTTTGCCGGAAGGGATCGCTCAACGCCTGACGGGCTGGGACGGCCCGATCCCGGAAGGCTGGGGCGTAGCGGGCCGCCGGACCGGGCGGGGCCTCCACCCCGGTCCGGGGCGGAGGCGGAGCTCGGTCCGGGCCGGAGAAGGGGCCCGGACCGAGCCGGAGAAGGGGCCCGGTCCACCGCCTACTGCCCGGGGGAAAGGGCCCGGCCCACCGCGTACCGCCCGGGGTCTTTCGTGTGGATCAGGCTGGATCAGGGGCCGGACCCCGCGAGCCCGGCGTGATCCACACGAGAGTCCCTAGATGCGCTCCAGCACCCTCGCCAGCAGTGCGCCCATCCGGGTCGCCGAGTCGCGGCCCGCCTGGAGCACCTCCTCGTGGTTGAGGGGTTCTCCGGAGAGGCCCGCCGCCAGGTTGGTGACCAGGGAGAGGCCCAGCACCTCGGCGCCCGCCTCGCGGGCCGCGATGGCCTCCAGGACTGTGGACATGCCCACCAGGTCGCCGCCCATGACCCGGACCATGTTGATCTCGGCCGGGGTCTCGTAGTGCGGGCCGGGGAACTGGACGTACACGCCCTCCTCGAGCGTGTCGTCGATCTCCTTGCACAGCGCGCGCAGCCGCGGGGAGTACAGATCGGTCAGGTCGACGAAGTTGGCGCCGATGATGGGGGAGGCGGCCGTCAGGTTGATGTGGTCGCTGATCAGGACCGGCTGCCCCGGCCGCATGCCCTCGCGCAGGCCGCCGCAGCCGTTCGTCAGGACGACGGTCCTGCAGCCCGCGGCCACCGCCGTACGGACCCCGTGGGCGACGGCGGCGACGCCCCGGCCCTCG
Proteins encoded in this window:
- a CDS encoding purine-nucleoside phosphorylase, translated to MNASVIPDNIQGDPKAAAAGAAARLRELTGAETHDVALVMGSGWAPAGEALGVPEAEFPVTELPGFPAPAVEGHGGTVRSYRIGEKRVLVFLGRTHFYEGRGVAAVAHGVRTAVAAGCRTVVLTNGCGGLREGMRPGQPVLISDHINLTAASPIIGANFVDLTDLYSPRLRALCKEIDDTLEEGVYVQFPGPHYETPAEINMVRVMGGDLVGMSTVLEAIAAREAGAEVLGLSLVTNLAAGLSGEPLNHEEVLQAGRDSATRMGALLARVLERI